The Besnoitia besnoiti strain Bb-Ger1 chromosome Unknown contig00014, whole genome shotgun sequence genome contains a region encoding:
- a CDS encoding uncharacterized protein (encoded by transcript BESB_026910) — MSPVASTHESSARSSVAADDLEKQEDVRGHAEVQRRERQGACRPASDAQEAEVDATGLAGAEMGLKRSLMSRIRSLELQVEKMERKLRENERHMKEFVIDKVLDLEDELRELQHQLQAASPFAPPSGPDACSSSPSEETPALVAAERFEGREEITVESATLEDTEARDGRQTSEEPQTIDTPCSVSTVCPETHSGHKREGATRRAAPV; from the exons ATGAGTCCCGTCGCGTCAACGCACGAGTCTTCAGCTCGCTCGTCTGTGGCCGCAGACGACTTGGAAAAGCAGGAGGACGTACGCGGGCATGCAGAGGTGcaacggagagagaggcagggggCATGCAGGCCTGCGAGTGATGCTCAGGAGGCTGAAGTGGATGCCACAGGCTTGGCCGGCGCTGAGATGGGCCTGAAGCGGTCGCTCATGTCGCGAATTCGCTCGCTCGAACTGCAAGTTGAGAAAATGGAGCGGAAGCtgagagaaaacgagaggCACATGAAGGAGTTTGTCATCGATAAG GTTCTTGACTTGGAAGatgagctgcgcgagctccaACACCAGCTGCAGGCAGCTTCGCCGTTTGCTCCCCCATCGGGCCCCGATGCttgttcttcttcgccgagTGAGGAAACCCCCGCACTTGTGGCGGCTGAGCGCTTCGAGGGGCGAGAAGAGATCACGGTAGAAAGTGCGACGCTTGAAGACACAGAGGCCAGAGACGGCCGCCAAACGAGCGAAGAACCGCAAACCATTGACACGCCGTGCTCTGTCAGCACGGTGTGCCCAGAGACACACAGTGGCCACAAGCGAGAGGGCGCCACCCGGAGGGCAGCCCCAGTCTAG
- a CDS encoding uncharacterized protein (encoded by transcript BESB_026920), producing the protein MEGESENQQQAYAEGGAPQCCGDQEAQFHQQYQGTAEYANGQQQGEQYQQRAFEETQQQRAGEATQQQPAGEATQQQPAGEATQQQPAGEATQQQPAGEATQQQPAGEATQQQPAGEATQQQPAGEATQQQPAGEATQQQPAGEATQQQRAGEATQQQEGEQEAFGTQSYIREGMYVGQGQDYWPAQYPATDAAGGFTKLPSTGSQPRCQRLKSILKKGSTLHQEHCARGISFGPGQVWDGVAGDPPVTKTRSLVYSDGKNVYVDATAPNGPVQTVVQLNRGASVDKTIADVVEEKRRQRKMTQIEAVWDRYQQRGNLASEDDGWVANLGMPRVAMRNLPPRYDVKYPDGDPRSTACGGMFSC; encoded by the exons ATGGAGGGCGAAAGCGAGAATCAACAGCAGGCGTATGCTGAAGGTGGTGCGCCACAGTGTTGTGGTGACCAGGAAGCGCAGTTTCATCAACAATACCAAGGCACCGCCGAGTACGCCAACGGCCAACAACAAGGCGAGCAATACCAGCAGCGGGCGTTCGAGgaaacgcagcagcagcgggcgggcgaggcaacgcagcagcagccggcgggcgaggcaacgcagcagcagccggcgggcgaggcaacgcagcagcagccggcgggcgaggcaacgcagcagcagccggcgggcgaggcaacgcagcagcagccggcgggcgaggcaacgcagcagcagccggcgggcgaggcaacgcagcagcagccggcgggcgaggcaacgcagcagcagccggcgggcgaggcaacgcagcagcagccggcgggcgaggcaacgcagcagcagcgggcgggcgaggcaacgcagcagcaggaaggcgagcaAGAGGCGTTCGGAACTCAATCATACATTCGGGAGGGAATGTACGTGGGTCAGGGCCAGGATTACTGGCCAGCACAGTACCCAGCAACTGACGCGGCTGGCGGATTTACGAAACTTCCCTCCACCGGCTCCCAGCCCCGTTGCCAGCGTCTCAAATCTATCCTGAAGAAGGGGTCGACCTTACATCAGGAACACTGTGCTCGCGGCATCTCCTTCGGACCCGGCCAAGTCTGGGATGGCGTAGCTG GAGATCCCCCAGTGACGAAAACCAGATCTTTAGTGTATTCGGATGGCAAGAACGTCTACGTTGACGCCACCGCCCCGAACGGCCCCGTACAAACGGTTGTGCAATTGAATCGAGGTGCGTCTGTCGACAAAACCATCGCGGATGTGGTTGAGGAGAAACGCCGCCAAAGGAAAATGACGCAGATTGAGGCTGTTTGGGACCGCTACCAGCAGCGTGGTAACCTCGCTTCCGAAGACGACGGCTGG GTTGCTAACTTGGGGATGCCCCGTGTCGCCATGCGGAATCTCCCTCCCAGATATGACGTCAAATACCCGGATGGTGACCCCCGTTcgactgcatgcggcggcaTGTTCAGCTGCTAA
- a CDS encoding putative nucleoside diphosphate kinase (encoded by transcript BESB_026930), whose translation MAPNQQERTYIMVKPDGVQRGLVNEVLKRFEQRGYKLVGLKMKSPDAALLEEHYADLKGKPFFPGLIAYMSSGPVVCMCWEGTDVVKQGRRMLGETRPLESNPGTLRGDFCIDVGRNLVHGSDSVESANKEINLWFTPEEICSWTSAQQKWIYE comes from the exons ATGGCGCCCAACCAGCAGGAGCGGACCTACATCATGGTGAAGCCCGACGGCGTCCAGCGGGGCCTGGTCAACGAAGTGCTGAAGCGCTTCGAGCAGCGAGGCTACAAGCTCGTCGGCCTCAAGATGAAGTCCCCCGACGCCGCCCTCTTGGAGGAGCACTACGCCGACCTGAAGGGAAAGCCCTTCTTCCCCGGCCTGATCGCATACATGTCTTCCGGCCCCGTTGTCTGCATGTGCTGGGAGGGCACTGACGTCGTCAAGCAGGGACGCCGCATGCTCGGCGAAACCCGCCCCCTGGAGTCCAACCCTG GCACCCTCCGTGGCGATTTCTGCATCGACGTCGGCCGCAACCTCGTCCACGGTTCCGACAGCGTCGAGAGCGCAAACAAGGAAATCAACCTCTGGTTCACTCCTGAGGAGATCTGCAGCTGGACTTCCGCTCAGCAGAAGTGGATCTACGAGTAA
- a CDS encoding UV excision repair protein Rad23 protein (encoded by transcript BESB_026940), with protein sequence MQLRIRTLSNEEAELEVSPEETIFNLKEKVEQKWPHMPAARQKLVHAGKILADAQKVKDCPSLKENDRLVVMVTKAAAQPAPAASSSSAPTAPAAPAPDASSPSATATAPAPPAVTPEAPAAAPGTAAPADASPAPEASAAPSREAAESALVTGPQLEESLTQLVAMGFPRAQAEQAMRAAFNNPDRAVEYLMNGMPGDVTAMFGGEAQGAAAETGDAPSGDEAEGEEGDDDGENPLGALRHHPAFNQIRQMVQANPAMLPQVLQLIGSSNPQLLELITQNQDAFLEMLQQDQGEGGAGGAGGLGGVIQMTAEEMEALQRLEALGFSRHQAVEAYLACDRNEEMAANFLFENLNDLGDDGGD encoded by the exons ATGCAGCTGCGCATCCGCACACTGAGtaacgaggaggcggagctcgaggTGAGCCCGGAGGAGACGATCTTCAACTTGAAAGAAAAAGTTGAGCAAAAATGGCCGCACATGCCAGCGGCCCGGCAAAAGCTCGTGCATGCGGGCAAAATCCTGGCTGACGCCCAAAAAGTCAAAGACTGCCCCTCCCTGAAAGAAAACGACCGTCTCGTCGTCATGGTCACAAAG GCCGCCGCTCagcccgcgccggcagcctcgtcgtcttctgcacctacggcgcccgcggctcctgcgccggatgcctcctcgccctctgcgaccgccaccgcgcccgcgccgcctgcagtgacgcctgaggcgcccgccgccgcgccggggaCAGCGGCCCCTGCGGACGCTTCGCCCGCCCCAGaagcttccgccgcgccctcgcgcgaggctgcagagtcCGCACTCGTCACCGGCCCGCAACTCGAGGAG TCTTTGACGCAGCTGGTGGCTATGGGcttccctcgcgcgcaggccgagcAGGCGATGCGTGCGGCTTTCAACAACCCAGACCGCGCTGTCGAGTACCTCATGAAC GGCATGCCCGGGGACGTCACTGCGATGttcggcggcgaggctcagggagccgcagcggagaccggcgacgcgccgtcgggcgatgaagcggagggcgaagaaggcgacgacgacggcgagaatCCGCTTGGCGCTCTGCGACACCATCCTGCGTTCAACCAAATTCGCCAGATGGTTCAG GCGAATCCGGCGATGCTGCCTCAGGTGCTCCAACTCATCGGCAGCTCCAATCCTCAGCTCCTGGAA CTGATCACGCAGAATCAGGACGCGTTTCTTGAGATGCTGCAGCAGGAccagggcgagggcggcgcgggaggcgcaggcggcctcggcggggTCATTCAGATGACTGCTGAGGAAATGGAGGCGTTGCAGAGA CTCGAGGCTTTGGGCTTCTCGCGCCATCAAGCCGTCGAGGCGTACCTCGCGTGCGACCGAAACGAG GAGATGGCGGCGAACTTTCTGTTTGAGAATCTGAACGACCTGGGtgacgacggaggcgactAA